Proteins encoded within one genomic window of Rhododendron vialii isolate Sample 1 chromosome 1a, ASM3025357v1:
- the LOC131302180 gene encoding ras-related protein Rab5-like isoform X1, which yields MARTGNKNVQAKLVLLGDMGAGKTSLVLRFVKGQFYEFQESTIGAAFFTQVLSLNEGTIKFDIWDTAGQERYHSLAPMYYRGAAAAVVVYDITSMDSFVRGKKWVRELQRQGNPNLVTVLVANKADLEAKRQVENEVGEQYAKDNRLMFLETSAKTAQNVNELFYEIGKRLAKASPTKPGGMKLQRRRSQEGQRGFCCSS from the exons ATGGCGAGGACAGGAAACAAGAACGTACAAGCCAAGCTG GTATTACTTGGCGACATGGGAGCAGGAAAAACCAGTTTGGTTTTGAGATTTGTCAAAGGCCAGTTTTATGAATTCCAG GAGTCAACCATCGGAGCGGCCTTCTTCACTCAGGTTTTGTCACTAAACGAGGGTACGATTAAGTTTGACATATGGGACACAGCAGGACAAGAACGTTACCATAGTTTAGCTCCAATGTACTACCGTGGTGCAGCTGCTGCTGTTGTGGTCTATGACATCACCAGCATG GATTCTTTTGTACGAGGCAAAAAGTGGGTGCGAGAACTACAAAGGCAAG GTAATCCAAACTTGGTAACAGTTTTAGTGGCTAATAAGGCTGACTTGGAAGCAAAAAGACAGGTTGAGAATGAG GTAGGAGAGCAATATGCTAAAGATAATAGATTGATGTTCCTAGAAACTTCTGCAAAAACTGCACAAAATGTCAATGAGCTTTTCTATGAAATCG GAAAGAGATTGGCAAAAGCTTCCCCTACCAAGCCGGGCGGGATGAAATTACAGAGAAGAAGATCACAAGAAGGGCAAAGAGGATTTTGTTGTTCCAGCTGA
- the LOC131302180 gene encoding ras-related protein Rab5-like isoform X2: MGAGKTSLVLRFVKGQFYEFQESTIGAAFFTQVLSLNEGTIKFDIWDTAGQERYHSLAPMYYRGAAAAVVVYDITSMDSFVRGKKWVRELQRQGNPNLVTVLVANKADLEAKRQVENEVGEQYAKDNRLMFLETSAKTAQNVNELFYEIGKRLAKASPTKPGGMKLQRRRSQEGQRGFCCSS; encoded by the exons ATGGGAGCAGGAAAAACCAGTTTGGTTTTGAGATTTGTCAAAGGCCAGTTTTATGAATTCCAG GAGTCAACCATCGGAGCGGCCTTCTTCACTCAGGTTTTGTCACTAAACGAGGGTACGATTAAGTTTGACATATGGGACACAGCAGGACAAGAACGTTACCATAGTTTAGCTCCAATGTACTACCGTGGTGCAGCTGCTGCTGTTGTGGTCTATGACATCACCAGCATG GATTCTTTTGTACGAGGCAAAAAGTGGGTGCGAGAACTACAAAGGCAAG GTAATCCAAACTTGGTAACAGTTTTAGTGGCTAATAAGGCTGACTTGGAAGCAAAAAGACAGGTTGAGAATGAG GTAGGAGAGCAATATGCTAAAGATAATAGATTGATGTTCCTAGAAACTTCTGCAAAAACTGCACAAAATGTCAATGAGCTTTTCTATGAAATCG GAAAGAGATTGGCAAAAGCTTCCCCTACCAAGCCGGGCGGGATGAAATTACAGAGAAGAAGATCACAAGAAGGGCAAAGAGGATTTTGTTGTTCCAGCTGA
- the LOC131302125 gene encoding uncharacterized protein LOC131302125 isoform X1 — translation MLDGILGRGFTSKCKSLIKPTRTRIELMRRREEATQRFLKGNLAKLLSNGLDINAYGRTEEYIAGLNLLSCYDFIEQSCEFILKQLRVVQKQRECPEECRESVGSLMFAAARFSDMPELRELRDTFQERYGSSLEHFVNHEFVEKMALKPPTMEKKLQLLQDIALEFSLNWDSKGFEQRMDNPPAFALDQPKKYMSVHGNDEKFKLPISMETATKTDKRNELSKGRTEPTKDMRNCKEDSFLKRDELDRQFLRREELTGDRDKPLTPKRDNNGIPYQGRRELVAEKHDSLNGKEDNALRIVRPGHSPRGKRTEFVECGYEVQNGMMNIVSKRDGQAPVTDRKPEVTARVTTVPSAGNSHYGRPEMANPRSSIQEEETERLKSYPSNALPPPYLKSKDKFVPPPYIKSKDGNCGASTEAKHASFEFDGTAVNPSMRNRDGVVLRSEKAHRESDHSSLEDQVVGSTERVLPYRNDIPLPRPRSIRRKPSKLSSNRDDLGNSEDAAGKGSSSSRRRDDPRRGSPILFEEDQYWKDEEERKIDKLLLHYSTKPSTFDPDKLRRKSRPHASDQIPAAVGETSHYRIAGRNTVEAMVPLPSRSVSLPREPTAMPEVVKNYTRANSFQPEKHVHPKLPDYDDLAARFAAMRGR, via the exons ATGTTGGACGGAATTCTAGGGCGAGGGTTTACCTCCAAATG CAAGTCGTTGATCAAGCCGACGAGGACTCGAATCGAGCTGATGCGGAGGAGGGAGGAGGCGACGCAGAGGTTTCTCAAGGGAAATCTGGCTAAGCTGCTGTCTAACGGCCTCGACATCAACGCCTACGGAAGG ACTGAAGAATATATTGCTGGATTGAACCTCTTGTCATGTTATGACTTCATCGAGCAGTCCTGTGAATTCATATTGAAGCAGCTTCGTGTCGTCCAAAAACAGAG GGAATGCCCAGAGGAATGCAGGGAGTCTGTGGGATCCCTGATGTTTGCTGCCGCAAGGTTTTCTGATATGCCTGAGTTACGCGAACTCAGAGACACATTTCAGGAGAGATACGGAAGTTCTCTGGAACATTTCGTAAATCATGAG TTTGTTGAGAAAATGGCTTTGAAACCTCCCACAATGGAGAAGAAACTCCAGTTGTTACAAGACATAGCATTAGAATTCTCGTTAAATTGGGACTCCAAGGGTTTTGAGCAGAGGATGGATAATCCCCCTGCATTTGCACTG GACCAACCAAAGAAATACATGTCTGTACACGGTAATGATGAGAAATTCAAATTACCTATTAGCATGGAAACAGCCACAAAGACTGATAAACGAAATGAATTGTCTAAAGGGAGGACAGAGCCTACAAAGGACATGCGCAATTGCAAGGAAGATAGTTTCTTGAAGAGAGATGAGTTGGACCGTCAGTTCTTGAGAAGAGAGGAATTGACTGGTGATAGGGATAAGCCACTTACTCCGAAAAGAGACAACAATGGTATTCCCTATCAAGGAAGACGAGAACTTGTTGCAGAAAAGCATGATTCTCTGAATGGGAAAGAGGATAATGCCCTAAGAATAGTTAGACCAGGCCATTCACCACGCGGGAAAAGGACAGAATTTGTGGAGTGTGGATATGAGGTGCAGAATGGTATGATGAACATTGTCTCCAAACGAGATGGTCAGGCCCCCGTAACAGATAGAAAGCCAGAAGTCACTGCAAGAGTTACAACAGTCCCATCAGCTGGTAATAGCCATTATGGTCGACCAGAAATGGCTAACCCAAGAAGCTCAATTCAGGAGGAAGAAACGGAGAGGTTGAAGTCGTACCCAAGTAACGCCCTACCTCCACCATACCTGAAATCAAAAGATAAATTCGTACCTCCACCCTATATAAAGTCAAAAGATGGAAATTGTGGAGCTAGTACAGAAGCTAAGCATGCcagttttgagtttgatggtaCTGCTGTGAACCCTTCAATGCGTAACAGAGACGGTGTGGTGCTAAGGTCAGAGAAGGCCCATAGAGAATCAGATCATTCAAGCCTTGAGGACCAAGTTGTTGGATCCACGGAGAGAGTTCTACCGTATCGGAATGATATACCGCTGCCAAGGCCAAGATCAATTAGGAGAAAGCCCTCCAAATTGTCATCCAATCGTGATGATCTTGGTAATAGCGAAGATGCCGCAGGAAAGGGAAGTTCAAGTAGCAGAAGAAGGGACGACCCAAGAAGGGGTTCGCCAATCTTGTTTGAAGAGGACCAATATTGGAAAGATGAAGAGGAAAGGAAGATAGATAAACTCCTGCTACATTACAGTACGAAACCATCAACCTTTGACCCAGACAAACTAAGGAGAAAGTCTAGACCTCATGCTTCGGACCAGATACCTGCTGCAGTTGGTGAGACATCTCATTATAGAATAGCAGGCCGCAATACGGTGGAAGCGATGGTTCCTCTTCCATCAAGATCTGTTTCTCTCCCTCGTGAGCCAACTGCTATGCCAGAGGtagtaaaaaattatactcGTGCCAATTCCTTTCAGCCGGAGAAGCATGTACATCCCAAATTACCAGACTATGATGATTTGGCCGCCCGGTTTGCTGCCATGAGGGGGCGGTGA
- the LOC131302125 gene encoding uncharacterized protein LOC131302125 isoform X2, protein MKQEWTEEYIAGLNLLSCYDFIEQSCEFILKQLRVVQKQRECPEECRESVGSLMFAAARFSDMPELRELRDTFQERYGSSLEHFVNHEFVEKMALKPPTMEKKLQLLQDIALEFSLNWDSKGFEQRMDNPPAFALDQPKKYMSVHGNDEKFKLPISMETATKTDKRNELSKGRTEPTKDMRNCKEDSFLKRDELDRQFLRREELTGDRDKPLTPKRDNNGIPYQGRRELVAEKHDSLNGKEDNALRIVRPGHSPRGKRTEFVECGYEVQNGMMNIVSKRDGQAPVTDRKPEVTARVTTVPSAGNSHYGRPEMANPRSSIQEEETERLKSYPSNALPPPYLKSKDKFVPPPYIKSKDGNCGASTEAKHASFEFDGTAVNPSMRNRDGVVLRSEKAHRESDHSSLEDQVVGSTERVLPYRNDIPLPRPRSIRRKPSKLSSNRDDLGNSEDAAGKGSSSSRRRDDPRRGSPILFEEDQYWKDEEERKIDKLLLHYSTKPSTFDPDKLRRKSRPHASDQIPAAVGETSHYRIAGRNTVEAMVPLPSRSVSLPREPTAMPEVVKNYTRANSFQPEKHVHPKLPDYDDLAARFAAMRGR, encoded by the exons ATGAAACAAGAGTGG ACTGAAGAATATATTGCTGGATTGAACCTCTTGTCATGTTATGACTTCATCGAGCAGTCCTGTGAATTCATATTGAAGCAGCTTCGTGTCGTCCAAAAACAGAG GGAATGCCCAGAGGAATGCAGGGAGTCTGTGGGATCCCTGATGTTTGCTGCCGCAAGGTTTTCTGATATGCCTGAGTTACGCGAACTCAGAGACACATTTCAGGAGAGATACGGAAGTTCTCTGGAACATTTCGTAAATCATGAG TTTGTTGAGAAAATGGCTTTGAAACCTCCCACAATGGAGAAGAAACTCCAGTTGTTACAAGACATAGCATTAGAATTCTCGTTAAATTGGGACTCCAAGGGTTTTGAGCAGAGGATGGATAATCCCCCTGCATTTGCACTG GACCAACCAAAGAAATACATGTCTGTACACGGTAATGATGAGAAATTCAAATTACCTATTAGCATGGAAACAGCCACAAAGACTGATAAACGAAATGAATTGTCTAAAGGGAGGACAGAGCCTACAAAGGACATGCGCAATTGCAAGGAAGATAGTTTCTTGAAGAGAGATGAGTTGGACCGTCAGTTCTTGAGAAGAGAGGAATTGACTGGTGATAGGGATAAGCCACTTACTCCGAAAAGAGACAACAATGGTATTCCCTATCAAGGAAGACGAGAACTTGTTGCAGAAAAGCATGATTCTCTGAATGGGAAAGAGGATAATGCCCTAAGAATAGTTAGACCAGGCCATTCACCACGCGGGAAAAGGACAGAATTTGTGGAGTGTGGATATGAGGTGCAGAATGGTATGATGAACATTGTCTCCAAACGAGATGGTCAGGCCCCCGTAACAGATAGAAAGCCAGAAGTCACTGCAAGAGTTACAACAGTCCCATCAGCTGGTAATAGCCATTATGGTCGACCAGAAATGGCTAACCCAAGAAGCTCAATTCAGGAGGAAGAAACGGAGAGGTTGAAGTCGTACCCAAGTAACGCCCTACCTCCACCATACCTGAAATCAAAAGATAAATTCGTACCTCCACCCTATATAAAGTCAAAAGATGGAAATTGTGGAGCTAGTACAGAAGCTAAGCATGCcagttttgagtttgatggtaCTGCTGTGAACCCTTCAATGCGTAACAGAGACGGTGTGGTGCTAAGGTCAGAGAAGGCCCATAGAGAATCAGATCATTCAAGCCTTGAGGACCAAGTTGTTGGATCCACGGAGAGAGTTCTACCGTATCGGAATGATATACCGCTGCCAAGGCCAAGATCAATTAGGAGAAAGCCCTCCAAATTGTCATCCAATCGTGATGATCTTGGTAATAGCGAAGATGCCGCAGGAAAGGGAAGTTCAAGTAGCAGAAGAAGGGACGACCCAAGAAGGGGTTCGCCAATCTTGTTTGAAGAGGACCAATATTGGAAAGATGAAGAGGAAAGGAAGATAGATAAACTCCTGCTACATTACAGTACGAAACCATCAACCTTTGACCCAGACAAACTAAGGAGAAAGTCTAGACCTCATGCTTCGGACCAGATACCTGCTGCAGTTGGTGAGACATCTCATTATAGAATAGCAGGCCGCAATACGGTGGAAGCGATGGTTCCTCTTCCATCAAGATCTGTTTCTCTCCCTCGTGAGCCAACTGCTATGCCAGAGGtagtaaaaaattatactcGTGCCAATTCCTTTCAGCCGGAGAAGCATGTACATCCCAAATTACCAGACTATGATGATTTGGCCGCCCGGTTTGCTGCCATGAGGGGGCGGTGA